The genomic region TACGACAAAAAAGGAGCGAAGAGCGATATACCAGGCGATCGAGGTGGCGATCAGCACCTCGGGTGTGTGAATCACCGCGATTCCGATCATCTGATTGAGCCAGGTCTGACCGCCCAGAGCGACCAAACCGACAAAGAAGTCTAAGACTGCGAAAAACGCCTTCATGCCGAACGACTGCATAGCGCTGCGCGCCCACCAAGCATAAAACGTACCGACCGTCAATATGATCAGCAACGGCGGCGCGATAGAAACGTCTTGGCGCGCCAGCGAGGTGAGATAGATGACGATCGCCCCAGACAAATAGTTGGCCAGATAGAGCGCCGCTACCCGAACCGAGTTAGGAGACCGTCGTTGCGCCAAGGACATGGCTTGCCTCCCTCTGAGTTTGTCGGGTCATCGGTTCATTGACGTCTTGCAGGCTCACCTGCACTATATCCGCCATAAATCCCATACGTCGATAGACGTTTGCAACGCGCTCCAGTTCAATATCGGTCGAAGATGAGAGGGCGACCAGAGAAACGACGGAACCCCATTCGGGAGCTATGCGCTGCAAGTAGGCGGCTAACGACTCTCCCGAACTCGATTCCGCTTGCGCCAGGCTTGCCAAGGCTTGTCTGGGCGCTCCTGGGTCGGTTGGTATTTTGATGTCGATGCCATGCCAGCCGGGGGCGACTATGGTAACGGGCAAACCTCTCGCGATCGATTCCAGCGCCAGCCAGGCAGCGTGCCGAATGCCTTGCTCGATTCGATCATGGCGGTCGCGATTCTGTTCGTTCGGCAACTCGATAGCAATGACCTGTCTGTTCATCCGCCCGCTTTCGAAGTCGCGGACAAAGAGCCGATTGGTGCGGGCGGTGGCTCTCCAATGAATTCGCCTTAAGGGATCGCCCGGCGCATACTCGCGAGCGCCGTGCATCTCGATTCCAGGGCCCTTCCGTTTGGCGCGGTCGGTCTCAAAACCGCCTCCGCCGCCTCTTCGATTCCAGTCCCACCCAGGGATCGGCACGGGTTTAGGCAGAATCAGCACTTCGGTTTGCGGCGAGACGACTGCAGAGGTCCAGTAGAGACCGATCGGATCGGTTCCGATAGCTTCAAGCGGACCGATTTTGTAAAGTCCTCTTCGCGAAGCGGTGAACGCATAGTCGCACTCGCTGCGTTCGCTTTCCATTGTAATGGGCACAAACTCCGGGCCGTCTCGTCGGATGCCGTCGCCAACCTTCTCTTTGATCAGCAACCACGATTTGGGAAGTTTGTTATCGGCCCAGACGGTCGCTCGCACTTGCACCGGCTCGCCTTCCCAAGCCTCGTGAGGAATTGCGCGCTCGGCGACCACGTTCTTTAGGCTCGTTCTGGCAACCCAGTAGGCGCCGAGCATGAGGGCAAAAAGGGTGGCCGCCATCCAGTAAAGCTGCAGGTTGGAGGTCAACGCGCCTGCAACGAACAGGAATGCGCAAGAGGCCGACAAGGCTATGATCTTATATTCTCGCACGGACGCTCCCGACTATGACCTAGAGTATACAGGAGTCGGGGTCGAATCGAGGATTTCCTGGACGATTTGCCCCGCGGACGGCGTTCGGCCCTGGCTGTCCGGCCGCCCGATGATGCGATGGGTCATGACCGGTTCGGCCATTCGCTTAACATCGTCCGGGACAACGTAGGGCCTCCGATGGAACACGGCCCAAGATTGTGAGGCGGCCATGAGCGCCAAAGAACCGCGCGGGCTGCTGCCCAATGCGACCCTTGGATGGCTCCTTGTGGCCGCAACTATCGTAACGATGTAATCTCTCACGCTATCCTCAACCCAAACCCTTCGGGTTTCTTCCTGCAATTGATGAAACGAATCAGGGTCGGTAATGGGTTCCAATCGATCGATAGGGTCTTCAAATTGGTGCGAACTGAGAATCTCAGCTTCAGCACGGGAGTCGGGATACCCCAGCGCGACTTTGGCGAAGAATCGATCCATCTGCGCCTCGGGCAAAGGATAGGTGCCTAAAAGCTCGACATTGTTCTCCGTTGCGATGACGAAGAAGGGCGCGGGGAGCTGATGGGTTTCTCCGTCGACCGAGACCGTGCGCTCCTCCATCGCCTCTAACAATGCCGATTGAGTTTTCGGGGTCGTGCGGTTGATCTCGTCCGCCAAAACGACGTTCGCAAAG from Armatimonadota bacterium harbors:
- a CDS encoding DUF58 domain-containing protein, with amino-acid sequence MREYKIIALSASCAFLFVAGALTSNLQLYWMAATLFALMLGAYWVARTSLKNVVAERAIPHEAWEGEPVQVRATVWADNKLPKSWLLIKEKVGDGIRRDGPEFVPITMESERSECDYAFTASRRGLYKIGPLEAIGTDPIGLYWTSAVVSPQTEVLILPKPVPIPGWDWNRRGGGGGFETDRAKRKGPGIEMHGAREYAPGDPLRRIHWRATARTNRLFVRDFESGRMNRQVIAIELPNEQNRDRHDRIEQGIRHAAWLALESIARGLPVTIVAPGWHGIDIKIPTDPGAPRQALASLAQAESSSGESLAAYLQRIAPEWGSVVSLVALSSSTDIELERVANVYRRMGFMADIVQVSLQDVNEPMTRQTQREASHVLGATTVS
- a CDS encoding MoxR family ATPase, with the translated sequence MAISPIEQSDAERISEEIHKLVDAVETVVIGKRPVVEMAMLALLCRGHLLIEDIPGVGKTTLAKALARVIGGEFRRIQFTPDLLPSDVTGSTIYNQKTGEFQFHAGPVFANVVLADEINRTTPKTQSALLEAMEERTVSVDGETHQLPAPFFVIATENNVELLGTYPLPEAQMDRFFAKVALGYPDSRAEAEILSSHQFEDPIDRLEPITDPDSFHQLQEETRRVWVEDSVRDYIVTIVAATRSHPRVALGSSPRGSLALMAASQSWAVFHRRPYVVPDDVKRMAEPVMTHRIIGRPDSQGRTPSAGQIVQEILDSTPTPVYSRS